The Primulina eburnea isolate SZY01 chromosome 18, ASM2296580v1, whole genome shotgun sequence genome segment CTATGCTGAAAAACTTAGAAAAGGTGAATTTCAAGTTTCCTCACATCACTCATTATGCAGAAGCATGTACAGACAGATTCATCACCCGCAACGTTTACCTGTGTGTTTTCACTATGATTCGGAACTTCCTTTTCCGCTTGAATACTGTTGTTGACCGTTTGTTCAAATATCTAGTATATCGGTTGAGTTTTAATATATTAGCCTTGCTGGCAATCGCTTGGTAGCAAAATCTGGTCCCGAAAAGGACAAGTTCATTTCGATGTTGCGTACCTGATACAATAGCTATGTTTATAGTAACATTAATCAGAAAAGATGGATGCTCAGGGTGTACGAGTCTGTAATAACACCATTACTCAATTTTTTTCTCAGATAATCCGAAGTCGCACAAGGACAAAAGTAAAGATGACGGCGGTGTGGAATCCAAACACCCTGATCCAGCTCCAGATGCTGTGGTTCGAAGACAAGCTGCCACCGATGAGCTCATGCTGGAGCGGTTTCGAAAACGAGAAAGACAGCGTGTAATACGGAGATAGCAAGAATGCTTGATTGCTGATACAGACGACGGGCTAAGATTGCATCCAAGCCCCGGTTTCTACCTATCCGCTTCTCTACCAGTGCTGCCTACCATTATCGTTAGTTTGTTTACTTGCAGTGATTGTCTCAGAAGTATTTGTTCAGAATTAAATGAGACGAAGGCTTTCCCCTTTTCGTTTCCCATGTACCATAGATGTTCATTATAAATTTGCCATCAACGCGGTTTGCAAGATATTGCGTTAAAATAGATTATTAAGTGCATACCGAAAAACAAGAACTGCGAGTTTTCACgtaatcaaaataaataaataaaatgcgtTAAAATAGATTTATTAAGTGCATACCGAAAAACAAGGAATGCGAATTTTCACgtaatcaaaataaataaataaataaaactaaaGATCTCTACACAaattatatttgtttttaattatatattaaaatctgttcaaaatatatatatattttcccaTCATTCTTATTGTAATGAGAAAACGTGACAAGGAAAAGTTTAACACAAAATTACAAAGCAAAAGTTACTATAGTATGATTATATTTTCTTATCTTATATATAATCacataatatattaaaattaaatatattttcgtTCTTACAATTAACTCAagtttgaaaaataattaaagttataaatcattatattattGGTATATATAATTTATCGTCTATGTATTAACATCATCTATCGTCTCATTCCATGAACTAAACATTATCGTATCATCTTATTATGCTGGAGATTGAGGTTGCTCGTATTTAACatcatttcttattttttttgagAATCAAATAATTTATATAGATCACAAAATTTTTACGTGATTTCTTTGCATAAATTTAGTGAAACAGATTTCTATTTCAActagtaaaaaaatattactttacaAAAATTATTAACTTTCATTGTGTTTTCTAAGGAGAGCTACTCCGATAAGAGCAAGACTGGTGTGGATATGGATTCGATTCCCTCGGTATCTTGGAAAACATAGTTTATTCTTGAAGAGAGTTTTTCAAAAGCATccaaattataatattaatataataatctTGAAAATAATATTGGAAATTTGCCTTGGGCATTGGGCCAATCAGCTCGATCCTTCTGTGCAGTGCCCTTTAAGTCACCGGAgactaatccataaatagagAGGTGCCCAATCTGCATCTGGAGTCATTCATTTCCCCAGATTTTTTGTGGGCTCAGAGGCTTTGTTATTACTGCTTTAGAAAGGATCGATGGCGGCGATGATCGGTGCTAGGATAAGCTGCTTGTTGCGGCTGCTTGTGGGGGTTCTTTTAGCTGTTCAGGTACTTTTAATATTCGGTTTTCTATGTTTCTCAGCTATTTTTCGATTGCTTTCCGTGATTCCATGTTTAAGATTCGTTTTTAAAGGCCATGTTGTGTTCAGGACTTGGAAATTTACTGAGTTGGAGTTTGGGACTGGTTACTGTATATCATTATTTAGAAGaattaaatgtaaattttggaaaaaaagaaTGATTCTTTGACGTGATGGGGCTGTTAGTTCCGCTTGCAGGGGTGGCTGACACTGCTGTAAATAGTCTGATTAATGAGGTTTTTTACTTTCTGTCCCTCCCGTTGATTCATGTAAAGTTTGTGGTTTTTGGTTGAGCATGAACCGAGATCCTGAAGAATGGCGTTTGTTTATTCTTATTTATCTTTCTCTTTGTCAAGAGTTGATGATTTTCTGCTGTTCCCTTTGGGTTCTGCCACGAGCTTGAGCTAGCTCTAAAAGCTGCCTCGTACAGCATTACTTGTTCGTGATTTTTGTACATGTTGCAAATACAAATTTTTTGTGCATAGGATACGTGCATCTGTCTTGGCAATGAGCCCTGATGTGTCGAAAATTAGCCTTAAAATTCCTTTGAATTTCTCTCCTGAACTCTGCTACAGCAGGTCATTGCAGGGAAGCCAATTCCTCAGCTGAAACTTCACCATAAGATTCTTCAGGTAATTTTCTACTCGCATAAGGGGAAATGTTTGTCATTTTGCATTCAGTTTTGAGCTGCAAATTTCCCTTTCAGGACTCTATTGTTCAACGAATTAACGAGGATGCTCATGCTGGATGGAAAGCTTCTATGAATCCTCGACTAGCCAATTATACTGTGAGTTTCAGTGTTGAAGCATTGGATGAAGAATTTGGTTACTCTAATCTAtttaattttcagaaaattgaccTATTCACTGTCTAAAATGAAAGGATATTGAGATGATGAGAGACTAAGCTGATGATATTATCATTTTGATCTCCAGGTTAGTGAATTTATGCACCTTCTCGGGGTTAAACCAACGCCAGAAGGTTATTTGAAAAGTGTTCCAGTTGTTACTCACGAAAGAGTTCTGAAGTTGCCGACAATGTTTGATGCGCGCACAGCTTGGCCTCAATGTAGCACAATTGCAGACATTCTTGGTTAGTTGCTTGACGCCTATTTAGTTGTGTTTCATTTACTAGTCGCTAACCTTTTTTGTTACTTTGTCACTTTGCCACCTCTTCTTTGTTTGTGCCCATGCAAATATCTGAAATCAAAGATCAGGTAACCTGTTTCTATTTTTTGATAAGTTTTTGCTTGTTTATTTATCCTGTGGTGCATGCATATTCTAGTAATTTTTGGTTTTTTATTTACTTAGGGGCATTGCGGTTCATGTTGGGCTTTTGGTGCTGTTGAATCTCTCTCTGATCGCTTCTGCATTCAGTTTGACATGGTTATTGACGAGCCCTCTAGCTTCTTCTCTTATGTACATCTGATGTTATTATAATTTATCAAATAGTAGCAATAACATCTGTTGTGGTCATTCTATGTTTTGTAGAACATTACACTCTCAGTCAATGATCTCTTATCATGCTGTGGCTTTCTGTGTGGTGATGGTTGTGATGGAGGCTACCCCATATCAGCATGGCGATATTTAGTCCATTCTGGTGTGGTGACTTCAGAGGTATGTTTCTTGTGAGAGAGTGAGTCACAGTGTTCAAAATAGTCTCAGATTACTTGAACATATAGCTGTTAGAAGTGCCCAGGGCAGGACACAGCAAGGAGCAGCCCTTGCTCCAAAGGCATAGTCCAAAGCATCTCTCTTCCGTGAAGCTTGCATGCCATAAGTGCTCACGATACACTATAATCTGAGTCCCATATTTAACCCAAACTTTGCTTTTAAGCTAATAAATATTCGTTTTTTGTGAAATAAATATTAGATGTTTCATGATGTCTATAAATATTAGATGTTTCATGATGTGTATGTCTAGAACATTATGCTTTAGTGTACCAGGCTTTAATAATGCGTGTGCCTTGGCTCGTGCCTTTAACGATTGTGTTGAATATGTATTTGAATTATGTCTTTCAGCGGTGGCTCTCTGTTTGTATCTCATGCATAGTCTCCTCTTGCtatcaatattaatttttacaTATGGCATACTTGTCTGCTCGAACACTTAATGAGGTATTTTTGGCAGTGTGACCCTTACTTTGACAATACTGGATGCTCCCATCCTGGTTGCGAACCTGCATATCCCACCCCCAAATGCGAGAAGAAGTGCAAGAAAGAGAATCTACTCTGGAAAAAGTCAAAACACTTCAGTGTCAGTGCATATAGGATAAATTCCGACCCTCATAGTATAATGACGGAAGTGTACAAGAATGGACCAGTTGAAGTTTCTTTCACTGTCTATGAGGTAAAAGAATGAAAAATCTGTTTCTTTTTGTTCAAACGATCCATTTCTTGGATAATTTATTTGTTATTCTTTGCTGTCTACGCAATAACCAGAGTCTGAAAGTTTAAGTGTGTATCATGGGAAATAAAACCTTGATTCAAGCTTGATCATATACACCTAAGATCCTAGTGTATAAACATTGAGTTTTATTTTTTCTCTTCTGTGTTGAACTGAAGAAAATTCTTCAACAATGATTTGTGTTTTCATGCATCCTCTAAAGCATAAGTTTCTTTTCCTAGTTTCCTTTTTCTCCCTTGCAAAATTATATTTGGTCTCGCTAAATTTCGTTAATTGCAGGATTTCGCTCATTACAAGTCAGGAGTTTACAAACATGTGACAGGTGATGAGATGGGTGGCCATGCTGTGAAGCTAATAGGATGGGGAACTACAGACGATGGCGAGGACTACTGGGTACTTACTGTCTTATTTTTTTCCAACATCTACGTTCTAATTGCAAGTTACACATGGATGCTATGCTTACTTTTCGCTTGTTTATGTAGCTCTTAGCAAACCAGTGGAACAGAAGCTGGGGTGATGTAAGTTATCTCCATCGAACCCTTGAGATCTTTATTTAGTCGCTTTAACAGAATAAAAGCTCTCATATATTAGTTTGTACTTAATGAATCTTCTATCATACCTAAAGACTCAATAGATTCTGTCTTTGAATCCAAGGATATATTGGAAGACGTATTACACATGCATTTTCTTTGTCGAACATGATACAAGTTTTGATGATTGAAACTAATACGCAGGACGGATACTTCAAGATCAGGCGAGGAACAAATGAGTGTGGCATCGAGGAAGATGTGGTCGCAGGTATGCCTTCATCGCGTAACGTGATCTCTCCATATGGCACTGCCTATGCTTCACTTGATGCCACGCTATGAAGCCGACCCCTTACGAACACGGACTTGTTAATTATGATACGATAAAAAGGTTCTGAATATGACATGATATGTTTTTACTCTACATTGAACTGCCATTGCAATGGCCTAGTTTATGCTGTACTGTACTGTACTGTACTGTACTGTACTGTACTGTACGTATCAATGTATTATAATAACTGTGGTGTGTGCCTTGATAACATAGTTATGTAAAAGATGGTCCTGAAACAATTTAGTTCagtgatattatttaaataaaatataaaaaaagttACACAAGTCAACAATGgtaagatattttttttttattagtcTATTAGGATATGGTAATGATAGAATAtacaaatttattaaattagatttgtattatttttattaagttAAAAACATATTTGTTTTGCCTCAATGAGGTGGCCGAGTAGGTGATCGCAAGATCAAATACTCACGATATCGATTTTTTTACCAACATTTTCTCTTCCGAATCTGTCAATATGGATTTTTTTAATGTGGTTCGATCGATTGACGTAATTTGCATAATATCGTGTTAAATTCGATGTTTTATCCAATGAATACTCGATGAGCGGTGATCATTGACTCTCCCATcacataaaaaataaagaatttttgtaatttgagaagaaatgtattttttatttatcaaaaatcATATTATAGTTATATTGGAAACAAGTATAtcagaaaaaaatattaattattccAAGTCTTTGATTGTGTTATGGATATGGTGCTTGTCACTGGAATAAAAGTTCCTGCATAAGCTTCCcagtaaataaaattttaatttcttggTTAGCACTATTACTATATTTTATGTTAAACTAGAGTTTAATATGAtaacatctttctttttttttttttttttatgacgaGAAACCACGGTTTTTCGTGTATGTACTGAGTAAACACATGTATATGATATTTGTAGTAAACTGCAAACTTGAGAGCTAGATAACAAGTTCAAGAATAGAAGATTTTTGAGGGATTTGAATTTGGGACATCCAAAAAAAGAGTAGTTACAATAAACATTCATatatgagtaggtcttttgtgagatggtcaaccctatcgatattcacaataaacatTCATATAAGAGTAGTTACAATAAACATTCATTTATTTGAAAGACGGGTCaacctatcgatattcacaataaaaagtaatattcttagcataaaaaacaatactttttcatggatgaccaaaataagatatccgtctcacaaaatatgactcgtgagaccgtctcacacaagtttttgccttcatatatatatatatatatatatattaaaatttttggtaaaatttgaaatatacctaatttattaaaaataggTCAGCACTGAATGAGTTTTTTTCTCCtatttgtttaaatattatgtataattttatttatacatatttattatttagtGTCCTCTaatccaaaatattttattccatTATCTTGACTTTAGTGTGATGTAAATAGACTAAAAGCACCTACAATGGGAGGGTTTATTCTTGGGGTAACTTTCAAAACTAAGATCTTGgttcatttttttaattgaatGTGTGATTGGATATTGGTAtccagaaaaaaaaaagttagttTTTTTTTGGAGTTTATGATCGTGGGAAAGAGTTTTAAAAATAGTGGTTTTAACTTTTGATCCGACGATAAATGTGACAAAAATGAACTCATTTTTTGGAGCCCATGATCGAAGAtttccaaataaaaatatatgaaacaAATAAGGAAAGAAGCTTGTAAATGTTCCAGAtttgtaaaatatttgagtatttgattagaatatgtttcttatgagacggtctcacgaatctttatctgtgaaacgggtcaatcctaccgatattcacaataaaaaacaatacttttagcataaaaagtgttacttttcatggatgaaccaaataagagatctgttttataaaatacgacccgtgagactgtcacacacaaatttttacctttgACTTATAGTTATGAGTTCAATTTTTGTGACTAATATTTACCATTTTTGAAACTTATATAATTTTCTTGACCAAATTTTACGGAATTTCACTGAGAATTTCTATTAAAGAGGTGCCAAACGCGGTGCTTAGCGATTACTCGCAGATATTTCGTGAAGCCCACTTTTTTTTTCTGGTAGTTTCTGTGGCCCCTCTTTTCTTCAAACATCTGTTAGTCTACTATCTTTACGTTTCTCTCTTGTGGTATCATGATTAATTTGTACTCTGGAGTGATTTTTAGGTCAGTCAAAATCCTGAGACTCCGTGGTAATTGGGTTCTTGTTTTATTTGATGTGTGTTGTGGGTGAAATTTCTGCTGTTCTTGCTTAACCAATTTTGAGTTCTTGATTGTTTTGTGATCATGCAGATGTGGTTGTTCTATTTTGACACTTGAAATTCAAGTGATAAAGATTTACGTTATTCGTTTACCAATCTTTTTTTGTTACATGTGTGTGAGGTTGATCTCGACATATTTGATGCCATGATACGTGTACACATTATGTATGACACTTACGATTCATTTCTCAATCAGCGCTTTTCTTGATATTGTTTGATTGTTGGTTTATATAAGCAAGAATTGTATTGATCCATAGGGAGAATTATCAACACACAAGGGTTGGAATTCGTTGTAAAATAAATTGTGTAATGAGTTgtttcaataaaattattatcttGTCATGAGCTAGCAATcgtttggaatttttttttggaGGAGCCAGAATTTTGCATCATCAATTTGTTACTGTATGCAGGTAATGGGAAATTTATTTTGTTGCATTCAAGTGGACCAATCTACTGTTGCTATTAAGGAGACATTTGGAAAGTTTGATGAAGTCTTAGAGCCAGGGTGCCATTGTCTGCCTTGGTTTCTTGGAAGCCAGCTGGCTGGGCATCTCACGCTCCGGCTGCAGCAATTAGATGTGAAGTGTGAGACCAAGACAAAGGTCTGTTTGCTGTATCAAACCTTTTGGCGATAAATTTAAAAGCAAGTTTCGATGCTACCAAAACCAAGATTATGGCAATACTGATTTGTCTAAATATTAATTGGCCATTAGGACAATGTGTTTGTGAATGTGGTGGCATCAATACAGTACCGCGCACTTGCAGATAAGGCAAGTGATGCTTTTTACAAACTCAGCAACACAAAAAGTCAAATTCAGGCTTATGTCTTTGATGGTACTGCTCTGTTCTGCCCTTGCTAATAGTTATGATTACCGGTATTCATTTTGattattatttacatgtttgttAAAGTATAAGTTGACCAATATCAAGAGATCGTGTTTGTCTTGTTATCCAGTAATTAGAGCAAGTGTTCCAAAACTCAATCTGGATGATGCTTTCGAGCAGAAAACTGATATTGCTAGGGCTGTTGAAGATGAACTTGAAAAGGTGAGGCCACTTTTTCAATGATGCTAATTGATATGGTTGAATGTAATTCTTGAAATTGAGAGACTAATCTTTGCGATGGTTGCTTGCAGGCGATGTCTGCTTATGGGTATGAAATCGTTCAGACGCTGATCGTCGACATAGAACCTGATGAGCGTGTTAAGCGGGCGATGAACGAGATCAATGCAGGTCGACTATAAGATCTGTTATTTGGATAAAAGCCTGCTTGTCTGTTCATTATTCTTATCATATGTGGACATCATTATATTCTCTGAAACaagataaaaaattattttcactaTTTACAGCTTCTAGGATGAGGGTGGCTGCTAATGAGAAAGCGGAGGCTGAAAAGATTCTGCAAATCAAGAAAGCGGAAGGTGAAGCAGAAGCTAAATATCTCGCTGGTTTAGGTATTGCTCGCCAGCGTCAAGCAATTGTCGACGGATTAAGAGACAGCGTGCTCGGTTTCTCGGTTAACGTTCCTGGTACCACTGCGAAGGATGTTATGGATATGGTACTTGTCACCCAATACTTTGACACGATGAAAGAAATAGGTGCTAGTTCCAAGTCTTCTGCTGTATTCATTCCTCATGGACCTGGTGCTGTTCGTGATGTAGCTACTCAGATCCGTGATGGACTTCTTCAGGCTTCCCATCATAATATGCCATAAACATTTTACTTCTGATGTTtcgagaaatttttttattgaaatatGCTTTCTTAAAGTAGTTTCTACTCTTTCTAGTGTTGAGATGTTTTTTTAGGTCGTTATTAACATTCTGTTGCAATGTTTGTTTGCTTTGGTAGTAGTACTATTCCGTCCCGTCTAAAGAATTGTATATGAACGGCAGGTTTCACAATATCCATATTATAACACGCTTTAGTACGTTTATTTTTTCATTTGTATGGGGTTGGCTTTTTAAATTCATGGATGCTTGAAAGTATCCATGGTATCCAATGAATACCTTGTTTACAGTAGAGAAAATGTGCATAAATGTGATTTCAGGTTACCTGTGTTGCTGCTGCCCCATTGAACTGTATAATAAGCTCCATTTCAAATCATGTTTTGGTGGGAGAGAAAGCTAGGTTGTTTTCTGATTCATTTGTTGATAAATGACATCTCATTACATTAAGGTATGCTCCCTTCCAGTACATATAGGCAGTTGTTTTTTATGATCCTGtcaaatatatgtagatttCCGATCTCTGTTCCTTTGTTTCGTCACCTTCTTATGTTCCTTGACGATAATTTGCATATACATTTCCAACTAGTAGTCACATTATGCGTTCAAATTGTGATAAGTTCCTCCTGCACACTAACGATGAAGTATAGACTTACTGGGAGCTAGGCTGCGTGCATCGTGTGCCAAAATCGCTAGTATACATATGATTGAATCACGATTACTTGCTTGCTGGGTACTGAGCCATGTAATTGAAGTAAAGAAACAGATGAAATTTCATCATTTGAATAGAACTTGCAACTCCAATGCTCAATGGCAGGAAAAACTTGAACTTTTTCCCTTGGAAATTTAGCTTTTATCAAATCCGACCATTAGCCGTGCATGGCGAGTAAAGAATTATGATAATGTAACTCGATTGTTTTTAAACAAGCACAAGtcaaataatattttgtttgatgGTCCTCAAATCACGGAATATGAACAAATTGTTAGAATAAAACAAATGCCAATACTTTTGGGGGacataattacataaaaaacTGAGCCGTATCATATCCCTCCATTAATCTCGCACAATTGCATCCCAATTTTCTTCCCACTCCCAACTTTCCGACCCCTTTTCCTTTATTCAACTATTTTAGTCAATAAATTCCTCAGCCTTTTCACTTCCTCCGAGGTTATTAATCAAAACCCTTTTCAAGAAAGTGCCTAAACAAGCTGTTCCACACCTGCAATACTTCCCCACCACTTCCACAAATTCTGCGGCCTAAAATCAATTTTGGGGATTGCTTTCAAACTATGCTAAAGTAACCTATCGGACAAACTAGGAAGCCTCCGGAAAAAACTCAAACTAGCCGGAGGCATAGGATCCCGGAACATGGGGTGGCGGAGGAAGAAGAACCCGAGGGCCACTGTCACCATTTTAGGCGGCACAACATACAATATTATCGTAATTGCAAGGCATACGCCAAGAAACAACTTTGATGCTCTGGGATCCCTCCAGCTAACCAATGCTTGGACCCTTTCACCTTGTGTAGCAAAATCACCCAAAACTGTTTGAACTCTTGCAGCCAAGATCCGTAACCTATCGTAACGAGCCCTGATGACATCAGGTGATCTTGAACTGGGAAATGTATCGAACTCCTCATCCAGTTCATCTGGATCAACTGTCCCGGCTTGAGACAGCTGTATATCCATGCCGGCTGGGACTTTTGGCCTGAACCGATAGTACCAGACACCTATCAAGAATATGTATAGGAAACCGGTAGGGACAACCAAATCTGGGTACCAAACTAGAACCAAGTAAAGAACATGAACCAAGATAGTTGTCACCGGATTCCTCCACCTCCGGATGTGATCCAGCCATTTTGCTAACCCCACTGCCCAAGAAAGTACTCCAACTATCCGAAACCAGTTCGCCTTACTTTTCCTCATGCTCCAACTATGAGAATCTGCATCCAACATATACCTTACGACCTCCGGTCCTAGTGGTGGTTCTGACCGAGCCAACCAAGCAGCCACCATTTTCGTGGCAGCGCCACGCAATGCCTCTTGCTGAGCCACCCCAAGTGGGCGGAGGTAGTGCATTCGTGGCAGCAGTGGTTGTCCGTATACTCCACAAGTGTCCGGTAGCAATGAAGGGCAAGCAAACCGAACTGCTAACTCAATCTCCCCCATTTTCTTTAACCCTGTTCTTAACAACACCATCAAGGGATATGAATTCATGTACACTTTATTGCTCTCTAGAGTAGACACCCTAATTCTCACCTTTCCAACTCGATAATCGGGCTTCTCCTCCCCACCTTCAGTAAACATACGCCAGTT includes the following:
- the LOC140818978 gene encoding cathepsin B-like protease 3 yields the protein MAAMIGARISCLLRLLVGVLLAVQQVIAGKPIPQLKLHHKILQDSIVQRINEDAHAGWKASMNPRLANYTVSEFMHLLGVKPTPEGYLKSVPVVTHERVLKLPTMFDARTAWPQCSTIADILDQGHCGSCWAFGAVESLSDRFCIQFDMNITLSVNDLLSCCGFLCGDGCDGGYPISAWRYLVHSGVVTSECDPYFDNTGCSHPGCEPAYPTPKCEKKCKKENLLWKKSKHFSVSAYRINSDPHSIMTEVYKNGPVEVSFTVYEDFAHYKSGVYKHVTGDEMGGHAVKLIGWGTTDDGEDYWLLANQWNRSWGDDGYFKIRRGTNECGIEEDVVAGMPSSRNVISPYGTAYASLDATL
- the LOC140818974 gene encoding hypersensitive-induced response protein-like protein 1; translation: MGNLFCCIQVDQSTVAIKETFGKFDEVLEPGCHCLPWFLGSQLAGHLTLRLQQLDVKCETKTKDNVFVNVVASIQYRALADKASDAFYKLSNTKSQIQAYVFDVIRASVPKLNLDDAFEQKTDIARAVEDELEKAMSAYGYEIVQTLIVDIEPDERVKRAMNEINAASRMRVAANEKAEAEKILQIKKAEGEAEAKYLAGLGIARQRQAIVDGLRDSVLGFSVNVPGTTAKDVMDMVLVTQYFDTMKEIGASSKSSAVFIPHGPGAVRDVATQIRDGLLQASHHNMP